The proteins below come from a single Ictidomys tridecemlineatus isolate mIctTri1 chromosome 8, mIctTri1.hap1, whole genome shotgun sequence genomic window:
- the Edn1 gene encoding endothelin-1 — translation MDYFPMIFSLLLVIFQGASETAVLGAELMAGAESGGDKSPPNTTLRPHRFKRCSCSSLMDKECVYFCHLDIIWVNTPERIVPYGLGSPSRSRRSLKDLFPIKAAEHGSRCKCASQKDKKCQTFCQAGKDLRAQDTMEKAWNNRKRGKDCSKFDKKCIYQQLVAGIKIRRLDAIRNSIKTSFRVAKQKAQSSREKNVTHNRTH, via the exons ATGGATTATTTCCCCATGATTTTCTCTCTGCTGCTGGTGATTTTCCAAGGAGCTTCAGAAACAG cTGTCTTGGGAGCTGAGCTCATGGCCGGGGCTGAAAGTGGAGGGGACAAGTCCCCTCCCAACACAACCTTGAGGCCCCACCGGTTCAAGCGCTGCTCCTGCTCTTCCCTGATGGATAAGGAGTGTGTCTACTTCTGCCACCTGGACATCATCTGGGTCAACACTCCCGA GCGCATTGTTCCCTATGGGCTCGGAAGCCCTTCCAGGTCCAGACGATCCTTGAAGGACTTGTTTCCCATAAAGGCAGCAGAGCACGGGAGCAGATGCAAGTGTGCCAGCCAAAAAGACAAGAAGTGCCAGACCTTCTGCCAAGCAGGGAAGGATCTCAG GGCCCAAGACACGATGGAGAAGGCCTGGAATAACCGTAAGAGAGGAAAAGACTGTTCCAAATTTGACAAGAAGTGCATCTATCAGCAGCTGGTGGCGGGAATAAAAATCAGAAG GTTGGATGCCATCAGAAACAGTATCAAAACATCTTTTCGTGTTGCAAAGCAAAAAGCCCAATCTTCCAGAGAGAAGAATGTGACCCACAACAGAACACATTGA